Part of the Rhea pennata isolate bPtePen1 chromosome 17, bPtePen1.pri, whole genome shotgun sequence genome is shown below.
agaagagaaaggagagcacTGAAGCCATGATTCTCAATCAGTGGGTTTGAAATAGAGCTAGGttatagaaattaaaatgacatACTTTAGTGCAATTGTCACATACAACATCCTTTACAGATTCAGAGGAGATGAAATGATGGAGACAGTGATCCAGTGTCATAGGACGACCcttagtaggaaaaaaaaaaacaaagttactTGCAGAAATTTTTGGGtgcatattatttattttgtgaaagaaaaaaaattctcgGGAACTGAATAATTCCAGACTGAGTTCTTTACAAAACTGACTAAATAGTTTTGAGTATCAAACAAACATAATGTAGCTAACTATAGGAATTCTTCTTTCTTGGCCAGGAATAAATGTGGAAAACACTGTAGACAAGAATAATATGATGGTATGACTCCTTTAGTGGGATTTTTATAACAGGGCCAGAAATCTGTagtttattttcctcaaaagtCTCAGTGCTTCAGGGGTCACCTCATGTACTTTGACCCTCTACATAACAGAAATTTAGCATTTTGGTTGTATTTTAGTCAgttctttctgtcttcctgtATACATTATATTATATACTGCAGGTATGAATGGCATAATCTTTAATAATggcataaaacaaaacacaaatagcAGAAGGTGTCTCAGAATCCCAAGCCTAGCAGTCTAGGAGTACATCCTGTAGATATGAGTCACAGACTATCAATGAATGAGCTAGTTCTTCCTTGGCTGAAAAGGCAAATCTCTAGCAGATGTCAGGTACCTAAATGTTACAGTAACAAGGGACCCACAAATTCTGCCAAAAcaagctaaaatatttaatcatttgcagttttgtaagtccagaaagaaaaaaagaactccCAGTTGAAACCACTTGATTCAGAACTCTGTAGCTGTCTAACTTGCATATCATCACCACAGAGACAGACCTACAGGCCACTTCCTGAGACTGCTGGAAATGCACAGCACTCAGGGCATGATCTGGTCTGTTCAAATTATGCAGAAAGGACCAAATACTCCACcatgagaaacagaaaactccAATAATGCCAACAAAGCTATGCTTGTCATATTAATTTGCTCCAACCTGTTAACTATGACTAATATAGTACCTTACTATAGGCTAGGTACTTATCTTACTATAAGTAAGGTACTACACTAGCACAAGATCACCTGTAaggcaagaaaataaactgtagcTATTCATTAACGCTTAAGCCTCAGTATCTTGAAAAGACACTAGTAAGTCTATGACAAAGCTACGACCGCGAGGCTGCAGACAAGACTGGCTGGATCACACGTCAGTGAGAGATACATACCCACACAGCTGCTGGAATACTCAGTGAGAGACTGTCGAACGTATCATACCTCACAGGACTCtgtaaggaaatatttcacatatcCACTGAGCCAAAGCCAGTCCAGAAAAACTAGCGTCACACAAGATGAATACATGCTCTCTGCTATCCACAAAGGAATTATCTGGAGGAGCAGGCTCAGCTAACCCTGCTCTCCTCAGCACAGCGTTAAGGAACACTTGATGCAGAGCAGAAGCTCTTACTCTGCCTGCTTCTGCTGAAGCTATTCTTGCTAATAAATTTGTTTGCAAGTTTTTGAAAGTAAAAGTATTAAACATACTCTTATAGCTTGATCTACagatgatatttattttctatatttttgctttatctaGGTTATCTTCATCTCCTTAATCTAGATGGACTGAAACTTAATTTGGCTTTGCACTGGCAATCGCAATACTGAGTGCTGAATGAATAGCTAGTCCTAAAACACTACCCATGTGAGTGAGTTTTCAGCGATACCGAATACCAAATGTAGTAAGACCATAATTATTCTGTCTAATAAGGCAGTTATCATCCTCACAAAGTGGATCacaattaattttcttcagtataTTTTGTGATACCTATTTGTTTCTCATTAATGCTATAAGTACTTAAGTAACAGTCTGAGGTCTCATTCCTGCAAACCTTTGGAGCTGAAGTCAACTCTGTGAGATGGTTTCACCTCAGAATGTTCTTGGAGTGTTGGGCATCCTTTTATTTTCGTGTACAAGTATTACAGACACACATTCTTCCACCTGATGACACACATTCTTATACCTGGTGTTCACAGTGTTTGCAAACCATGTTGCTAGTCAGCCTTCCATGAAAAGGATGCTGAGACTTCCAGTGATTTGACATAGGGGGAAGAGAACCTGAAACACAAAGTTGCAAttgtccttttattttcaatatatctATGTTCTCCACTATAATTCCACATTTTTGGCCAATAGTAACAAAAGTAACTACCTCTAAAACATATTCTGTTTCACTGACAATCAATGGTATTTCACAGCAGAAGATGTATTtgagtccaaaaaaaaaaaaaatagaccaaAGTGACTACACTACAACTAAATACTCATatttcaggatgaaaaaaattacctctTGTTCTGCAGCTTATTTGCTTTGGGGTTATTTCTGGCTGCTacaaaagaagataaaagattTCAGTAATCCTACCTTAGAAAATCTTTAGTATTacatatgcttttattttatccttGATACACTTTTCTGACATTTGAACAAtggtgtgtgtggtgggggagAGTCTGTCTCTTTATCACTTTGTATTTTAGGCCAAAAAACCCTTGAGATACAACGAACTAGTAACtgacaaaaaaatacattttttataaaatggaCCTGTGGAATTCTCTGCCTCAGAGTACTGAAATATAAGCCTAGCAAATTTCTTCATATAAAactttttgtatatattttatacaactTTCCTTCAGCATTAAGTCTTCCACTAATTCTGGACGGTTAAGATGCAACCTCACCTCTGAATGGACTAGTCCAAAAATGCCCGTTTTGCAGTTTTCAAATCTCTTTCATGGTCAAGGCTTATAAATAACTGCCTACCTGGAGTACTGTTCTGAGCTAGTATTGCAATCCCTGTATTCAGTGGGTTTAAGGATGCGAAAGCCCTTATGAAACTCGGATcactataaatacaaaatagtaaaatacaatttcttatTCTTTTGATTGCCAGGACTATCGATTCATTTCTATCAGAATACTAAAGAACAGCACTGTAAATATAATGAAAGCATCTTCAATTTCTAAACAAACACTTTACACACTTAAGTACTTAATAGTTTGCCCAGATTCCTAAGTAAATACTCCTGATAAGGAAATAACATTGGTCACCTCCAGTGAATGCACATCAAACAAATGCGTGACACGCGGCTGACGTTCCCGTTCATCTTCTAGTGAAGAAGTAAGAACATGAAATAGTTCATGAGCATCCTATTGAATAGAGGAATAAGATTTAGAGGAAGCCAGAACAAAAGACGTCCAAACATATCTCAGGAGTATGCATGCACATACGAATCTATCATTGCAGcaggaagttaaaaaaatatagtttagaCCCCAGTTTTGTGCACCTGCTGCAGTTTCgccaaaaagcttttctgcaaagctaaaTCCTGTAACACCACacaccattaaaaatattctgagcCATATCAACTCAAAGGATACTAAAatacttgcagaaaaaaaatgaattcacaAATTCCTGCTTTCCTTGATTTCAATGACAGTATAATTGAAATTATGCTATTTGCTTTGCCTCTGAAatataagagagagagagaaccatATTTTATGGATGAGATAATTGATCAAGTTCATCAGCCAGCTGCACTTACATAGGGGCTGAAAATACTAATAACAAGAGCTAGAAATTTTGTATGCTATATGGAACTAAATTTGAAAACCTTAACGAAATAGAATACATCCCTATAATCAGACAGGTACTTCAGCATAGACCCACAATCTCTGATGACGTTAGGGCTGTATCccttatattttaatattactgGCTACATTGTACCAAATCTAATGGTAATTAAGAAAGAGGCTTTGAAGATAccactgattctatgaaaaatatCTAAGCAAACTGAAAACACAATTCATCAATCACATGGCTGTCCTCcttcactttttaaagcaaactttTCACTACAATGAAGATTCAGATTTGACATTCGGAGCTATTAGTACCATAACTTACATAGGTTATTTGTTATCTTGTATCTAAGCAATGAGGTGTATACCAGGCAGTCTAACTTTAATTCTGTAATCACCTGCTCTTCAAATGATGAGATCTGCCACCTGTACGTTCTTAGAACTTCTAACAAGCAGCTTGCATCCAGGACATCATCTTCTGTTACCTCTTGGCAAGATAAAGCTAGAGACATTGCATTTTAAACTGTTAGACAAGGCCAGTAAGAACAGTTAGAATACAAATCTGTTTAGCTGAGGGTTTAGATTACTTAGGCATAACACAATTGATTAGAGCACAGTTATTCTTAAGACAGGGCTACAGGTATAGCTAGACAATCACAATCAAACTAGTGTGTATTaagaaattactattttcaTCTGACACAGATTAACTGTGACTGTATACATTCTTCTGATCTAACACAAAGTGAAAAGTGTCTCAGGTAAGTGATATGGAGAGAATAAATGATATAAATGttgtctgaaaagaaaatcttttactAGCGGATTGGATAAAAATAGACACTTTAGATGTCACAGaaacattaatattaaaatagcatCAGCCCTTCCTCATTTCAAAGTACATGTTTAACTGGCACAATTTTTAGTATGACCAGTATTCAAGACATCAAAACTTCCAatgaatttcctttaaaaaatagccCTGTGAGGAAAACCAGGGATAGCCAGCaaattgttttaacattttgaatgtttaaaCAGGATATAACTGGTAAATGAATTTAGCATAGGGGCAAGTTTGAAACTGGTTACCAAATTAGGCTTActggttttaatatttttatccaACACTATACACATTATCCCATGtgatattacatattttttgataaaatagtatgcttggaaaaaatgctaaaattaagTTATAATACATTAAATTTCTTTATAGAGAGAGTTCTGAGTATCCGTCTAATTGTGACAACAGTAGTCCTAATTTCTTCAATTGTACCtccaaattcatattttaacaatattttgtGAACAGCCTCGGCAAAGCCAGACATCCTGTGGCAAAGTGTACCACACATTTTCAGAATCCCTGTTGTTCtctttgacctgctggcaaaTGTGCATGATCCTTGGTTGGCTGCCCACTGCTGGACTGCCTGGCAGGTCAGACAAAACCTGAGACCTTTCAGCTGCTAACCAGTGAAACGAACAACTCTGGGGACACATGCAGCCCTGGTCCATATGTTATTGAGGCTCGGTACAGGCACCAAACACCTTTGCAATCTCTGCTCTTCTGTGAAATTTGTTTGAACTTGGCCAACGAGTTCCAAGTTAACAGAGGAGAATAACAAAAAGATGACAACAAGACCACATGATCTTCATTCCTTTAGGAAACAAGGGTGGGTATAATAATTTTTAcaccaaatattttcttagttcATCCTAACATGAAAAACTTGAAGTATATAATACCTCTTAGAAGATGCAGCAAAGTAAGGGACAAATATTGATGCTCAGTGGACTGGTTCTGGTCTTTCTTGTATTGTGCTGTAAATTCCTCCAGCCACTTGATGAAAGATGGACATGCAGATAAGCCTTGCAGCAAAGAGTTCATGAAACAGGTGTTTCCTAAGTTAAGAAGGCCTGGTACGAGCCCTACAAACATATATGTAAGAGTTTACACCATGAAGTCTAGAGAAACATTactattttcagtagaaaatgttatgttatgttttaaaaggacattaaaacaaaattatttcagtttattttggaCTTGCACACATTAGAAAACTAGAAGACTCTCATAATATCATAacataaactatttttatacACAGCGCTTTCTGAGAAATACATTattgtaaaatacttttaaagttttcctctgaaaaacGTTCTTTTTTTGACAGGAGTATATTTTCATTGCCAAGATCAATGTTCAGGATTATCTGACAATTATTGTAATAAACAGGAATTTAAAACTGTAACAGACTTATTGCCAATTCACAAGACAGAAACCACTTATTGTGCAAGTTTAAAGAGAGCCACAGGTCCACTGCTGTGTCATTGCATACTCCAGCTCAGTttatgaaatttttcttttgctgagaTTAGTATCAAGGGTTAATAAAATGGATTTCTATGTAACTTTGCTTAGCAAGCAACTTTCACTTAtcttacaaaaatgttaaataagaaaacacttattttgcatttctatttaAAGAGCATTATTTGCAGCAGTTCAATAATGAACTtaacacaaaacaaatgcaTAAGATGTGCCTAATAtggctgatttttctttaatttcagctgTCAGAATTAATAAGTTACAAAAGCAACCTAAGTCCTTCATTTGATACAAAATCATTGATTTGTTACATGCAATGCGAGAACACGGTGACCAAAATTTTATATTTGGtaagagaaaagattttccCGAAGCTAATAATAAAAACGAGAAATAAGAACATTTCTAACCCCAGgagactgcagaaaagaaacacaaacgCGCAGGAGACTTAAGTCTCGGAAACCCTCCTCACGCTTTCTGGGAAGCGGGAGGGACCCGCGTCTCCCGGCCTTCCCACCGCCTCTTCCCTACCTCTCCTGCGCCTCTTCCTCTCCGCGATGGGACCCCACAGCACATATATCCCCgcggcgagggcggcggcgATCCCCCCTATCACGCCCCAGTTCTTCATCACTTTATACCTGaaatggagggggaaaaaaaaaaaaaagagagagaatcgGCACGACTATCCCCGAGCGCACGGTACGCGAAACGCGGCTCGTACATGCGCACGTACGCGGCCGCCCGCGGAGGAGTCCAACGGCCCGCGGAGCCTGTCGCGCCCCGCCTGGGCCCTCCGCAGCCGCTCGCCGCTGCTCGGTGTCGCGCAGACAGGGCCGGCCTCAGCCCCGGGGTCCGCCCGCGCTGACctgcccccgcccgccgccgccgccgccgccggcccgcagcccccgcctcagcgcagcgcagcgcagcgcagcgctcTGTCCGTCTGCGCCACCGCCGGAACCCCGCacccgcgggcggcgcggggaccgccgcggcgcggggaccGGAAGTGGCGCCGCCGGGGCCTTTTAGCGCGCGGACCGCCCCTAGCAACGGGCCCCGGGAGGCGGCTGGTTGCTAAGGGCGGCCGGGGTtggcggggggagaggggggaacCGGGCCTGGCCCCGGGGCGGGCTCCCCGCCCGCCGTGTCCTGCATACGGGCTTCCCCAGCCCGTGGTTTGCGTGTGTGAGAAGGGCCGCGCTCGCCGCACTGCCGGCCGCGAGTCTGCCGGGCGCTGAAGGCCGGGCTCCGTGGGgcagaagtgtgtgtgtggggggaggacACGCAGATCCCGCGGGTGGAAACAAACCGCCCGACACCTGCGCCAGGGGAACGGCTCTGGTCGTTGTGCGCGGGTTGAGTGGGGCGCGGGGCTGGCTCTGGCACCCCGAATTACAGATGGCCGTGGGGAGCCGGGGCCTGTACGGGTCCCTGTACCTGTGGCGCTGCCCTCGCACCTCCGAGGCCCCTCAGTACTGCCCTGAAATCTGCTCCCCTGCTGCTCCTGTGGGGCACTGAGAACTGAGGACCCCACTCTGCTGCCCacctgttgcttttttttttttttttttgggggggggggttaaccAATTTACTTCGGGGGTTGTTTAGTGAAAGAAGTATTTCCCATCAGGGCTGGGAGAGGAGGCATCTGGGCAGCACCTGTAGACAGAGTGACACATGCAGCTTTTGAGAGCACCTCGAGATGGCAGCTGCTGATCGTGGCTGTGGGTCTGACAGGTAACAGTGGTTTCCCTCTTCACTCCTTCCCATATTAATCCTAATGACCTTTGCTGCCTAAGGGTCTGGTGCATGTCTATGCGCCTTTCTGTCTGAGTCCCTGTTTGCCTGACATTGCTCCCTCTGCACCAGAAGGACATCAGACAGGACAGGCTGTTtgtgaagaggagaaaaggctggtgaggagaggaaaagacagcaggcagctgagaggagcagggaagcta
Proteins encoded:
- the USP30 gene encoding ubiquitin carboxyl-terminal hydrolase 30; protein product: MKNWGVIGGIAAALAAGIYVLWGPIAERKRRRRGLVPGLLNLGNTCFMNSLLQGLSACPSFIKWLEEFTAQYKKDQNQSTEHQYLSLTLLHLLRALSCQEVTEDDVLDASCLLEVLRTYRWQISSFEEQDAHELFHVLTSSLEDERERQPRVTHLFDVHSLEQPEITPKQISCRTRGSLPPMSNHWKSQHPFHGRLTSNMVCKHCEHQSPVRYDTFDSLSLSIPAAVWGRPMTLDHCLHHFISSESVKDVVCDNCTKIQAEGTLCGQSIENQRTTFVKQLKLGKLPQCLCIHLQRLSWSNQGTPLKRHEHVQFNEFLIMDIYKYHIPVHKSNQNDLNQKNPEGTTSETKDGTAVKPSDAEQSCSTKSLFMNGACSPSFLMSSGTFPLTAFPECSSPVYLYRLMAVVVHHGDMHSGHFVTYRRSPPSPKNPLSISNQWLWISDDTVRKASLQEVLSSSAYLLFYERVHSRVQHQSLELKTEE